Genomic segment of Paenibacillus polymyxa:
AGCTGTGCTTTTGATCTGGTCAATCGCCCAAGAGCCAAGCACCATTGTACCGATTTTGCCTTGAGCGAGATCCGCCTTGGAGGTCTCCCAATCTGTAGTGGTTGGATCTTTTTCAATCAGGCCTTTTTTAGCCGCATCGTACAGGACCTTATACAGTTCATAGTGGGGCTGGCCCTTCGTGAAATTGTCATCTGTATTCGGTTGTGTGACATTCACATATTCCTTCGTACCCGCCAATGTTGCCAGACTAGACTCCCACTGGGTCAGTGCCCAACCAGAGGCATAGTTCGTAAACAGCGGCACTGCCTTGGTTTTGTCCTTAATCTGCTGTAACGCTGTCAGGAATTGGTCCGGTGTTTTGGGAAGCTGCGTGATTCCTGCGTCCTTGAACACCTTTTTGTTATAAATCACACCAGAGTAAACCATCGCAATCGGAATACCGTAGCTGTTATGATCCACCGTACGTTCTTCAAGGCCGGTATACTTGTTTTTTATCTCCTCATAAGTACCCAGTGGCTCGAAAAAGTTGGGCAGCTCTTCAACTGGAATACTGCCAGGAATCAGCAAAACATCTCCATAATCCCTGGTCCCCATCCGGATTTTAATTTGACCCTCATAATCGGCCAATGCCTGAAAATTGACCTTCACGTTCGGATAAAGTTTGTTAAATTCCTTGGCGTAATCCTGAAATACGGTATCCACAATATCAGTCCGCTGTGTGATAACCGTAATTTCACCTTCCACACCCTTCGGATCAGAGCTGGCAGCTGGCTCATCCTTCTTTGAGGTACAGCCAGTAAACAGCCCCGCTAACAAAACCACGGATAGTAATGACATCAAAACCTTGGACAACTTCATGAGACGACTCCTCCTGTTGTTTTCAAATAAGGTTATCGTTAAAGTAACAAAATCATTTTATTATGTTAGCGCTTACTATGTCAATTGCAATATTCTTTTTGTAAAGTAGAATGGGTCACATCTTATGAAAAAACACCAATTTAGCATGGTTGACAGTTTACAAACAGCTAGATATGATAATCCTGTAAAGTTAACGATAACCTAATAATTTATTTTCCGAAGGAGGCTTTGTCTCTTGGAAACATTACTGGACGAAATTAGACAGGAATGGAAGGAACACATACTCCCATTCTGGCTTGGACTGAAGGATGAGACACACGGTGGGTTTTACGGCGAGGTGGACGTGGATCTGCACATTCATAACCAAGCCAATAAAGGCGGGATTGCCACTGCACGGCTACTCTGGTCATTCTCGGCGGCTACCCGTGTAACAGGGGAAGATACCTATGCAGAAGCCGCACGACATGCATTCACATTCCTGCGGGATCACCTGCTTGATCCATTACATGGAGGAATGTACTGGATGGTGGACTACACCGGGCAACCCGTGGACACGTGCAAGCATGTATACGCGCAGGCATTTGCGATCTATGCGATAGCAGAGTATGCACGTGCCACAGACGACCCGAATGCATTACCACTAGCTATGGAGCTGTTCCACCTGCTGGAGCAAAAAGGATATGATCCCACCCGGCAGGCATACGGCGAACAATATGACCGCTCGTGGAACACGCAGCCTAATGAGCTACTCAGCGAAAATGGGGTTACCGCGCATATCACCATGAATACGCATATTCATGTTTTGGAGGCGTACACCCAATTGCTGCGCGTCTGGCCAAATGAAGAGGTTCGAGATGCACTGACGAACGTACTGGATATTTTATATCATCGTGTTTACGATGCTTCTGCTCGACGACTGGGGGTATTTTTCGACCGTGAATGGCGCTCTCTGCTTGACCTAACCTCATATGGTCACGACATCGAAGCCAGCTGGTTGATTGAGGATGCTATGAATGTGCTGGGTTATTACCCGTCAGAATACGTGGATATGGTGATAGATATTGCCAATGCGGTAGCAGAGCGCGCTGTTCAGCCAGACGGATCGCTCATCAATGAGCGGGAAGGAGAGCGGGTGGACACCTCACGTATCTGGTGGGTACAGGCCGAGGGGATGGTTGGTTTTTATAATGCGTTTCAACGTACAAAAGACGAACGTTTTTTGCAAATTGTGAAAAATCTATGGTCCTATACCCAGCAACATATCATCGATCCGCGCCCCGGAGGCGAATGGTTCTGGTCAGTTCAAGCGGATGGTAAGCCTGATGCGAGAGAGATTGCAGGACCCTGGAAGTGCCCTTATCACAACAGCCGATTTTGCATAGAAATGCTAGAAAGGATGGAAAACCAATGATCCATAGCAAATATAATGAGCTGCGGTTGCAGCAAGAGGAACTGATTACACGCCTCAATGAGGTTAAAACTACCTTTTATAATGGTATCTACGAACGCTACATCTACCCAGTGCTCACACGCCATCATGTTCCACTTCACTGGCGGTTTGATCTGGATGCGCAAACCAATCCCTTTTTCATGGAGCGGCTGGGTGTAAATGCGGCATTGAATCCAGGGGCGATCTATCATGAAGGAAAATACATTCTTGTTTCGCGTACCGAGGGACTGGATCGAAAGTCATTTTTTGCTTTGGCAGAGAGCGATAACGGCATTGATCAATTTCGGTTCATTGACGTTCCCCTCGTATGGGAGGATATCGACCCGGAAGAAACAAATATGTACGATATGCGATTGGTAAAGCATGAGGACGGCTGGATTTACGGTATTTATTGCTCAGAGAAAAAAGACCCTGACGCGCCACCCCACGATACCTCCAGTGCTGTCGCTCAGGCCGGACTGGTCCGCACTCGTGATCTTCGTACATGGACCCGGCTTCCCAACATCACTACCCAGTCCCCCCAGCAGCGCAACGTTGTCCTGCACCCTGAATTTGTGGACGGTCAATATGCCTTCTATACTCGTCCCCAGGACGGGTTTATTTCCACCGGTTCAGGCGGAGGCATCGCCTTCGGCCTGTGCAAAGATATTACACAACCCGTGATTGAACACGAAACCGTCATTGATGAGCGCTGTTATCATACGGTGTACGAAGCCAAGAACGGACAGGGCCCTGCCCCGATCAAGACCAGTCGCGGCTGGATTCATATCGCTCACGGGGTACGCAATACAGCCGCCGGGCTACGGTATGTGCTATATACCTTTGCCACCAGTCTGGAAGACCCTACGCGCGTCATTGCTAAGCCTGGCGGGCACTTTCTGGCTCCTTATGATGAGGAACGCGTGGGCGACGTCTCGAATGTTATTTTTTGCAATGGAGCAGTCGTTAACGAACAAGATGAAGTCTTTATTTACTACGCGTCCAGCGATACCCGTATTCACGTAGCGACGACCACCATCGCTCGACTGGAAGACTACACCTTCAATACACCATCCGATCCCTTGCGCTCTCTCGGCAGCGCCGCTGTTCGCCGCGAGCTAATTCATCACAATGAAGCGCTATTGCAAGCACACTCCCGTCCTTCCCAGCGGACATAAGCTGCAGGCTTTATCCTGCTTGCGGAACCATGTATACTATCCATAGAACAACTGTTATCCGCAGGCTAATAGTTGTTCTATGGGCAGCTACGCTGCTAAGTTTTTTGGATTTTACAGGCGGCTAAGCTACTGATATATTCCCCAGCATTTTGCATCCATTCTCTGGATTAGGCAAAATGCTTATCTTTTTAAAATTGGAAGGCGGAACAGGAATGAAGAGCAACGTTACGATGCGGGATATTGCAGATAAGCTGGGAGTAAGCAGCGTGACCGTGTCGAAGGCGCTCAATGACAAGGATGGGGTTAGCGAGGAGCTAAAAGAGCGCATTAAGACGCTCGCGGGCGAAATGGGTTATCGTTTCAATACCGTTGCCAAGTCCATGAAGGAGGGCCTCACCTATAACATAGGTGTTGTCATTCCTGAACGTTTTACTGGCCCCGGCCAATCGTTTTATCTGCACATCTACCAGCAAATTTCACGAGCACTGGAGCCATACGGCTACTATGGCATTCTTCACATCCTTCATCGCGAAGACGAAGAACAGCTTAATCTGCCACGTATCTATTACGACCGCAAGGTGGACGGCTTCATTCTCCTGGGTCAAGTGAGCAAGCCATATATCGAGCTGGTACAAACCATGGATCTACCCAAAATGTTTCTCGATTTTTATGATGAACATGCCGATATCGACTCCGTGGTGACGGATAATTTCTACGGAGCCTATGAGCTGACCAACTATTTGATCGCCCAGGGGCATCGTGATATTGCATATGTAGGCAATATCTATTCCACCAGTAGTATTCAGGATCGTTTCCTCGGCTACTATAAATCCTTGCTGGAGCACAGACTGCCCCTCCGTAACGAGTGGGTGCTCAGTGACCGGGACGACGAAGGTGCTTTTGTTGAAATGGAGCTGCCTCAGCCGCTACCGACTGCCTTTGTATGTAACTGCGATCAGGTCGCTCACAATCTGGTACACAAGCTCATTGCTCTGGGATACCGCGTGCCTGAGGACTGCTCTGTAGTCGGATTTGACAACGATGTATATGCCACTCTTATTGTTCCGCAACTGACCACAGTCGGCGTAGACATCGAGCAGATGGCACGTATCGCGATTGATTCGATGATGAAAAAAATAAGCCATCCCGGCGGCCGCTTTGGTCGAGTCCTCGTGCAGGGTCATATTGTATATCGTGATTCCGTACAGCCCATCCAGAGACCATGATCAACACATACTTACTTGGGGACAGGTCACCCCTACCCCAATATTCCACAATCAAAAGCCGCTCAGCATGTCGCTGGAGCGGCCTTTGGCGTTCATAAATTCTGCAGTGTGATCATCGTACTCACTTTCAATGGTGGATTTTGCAAAATCCTGAATTAGGAGCGCTGGGCGACAAAGGAATTGCCCGCCCGATTGAGAATCGGCAGCATCCGCATTTCTTGCCCCATTGAGGCTTGGCAAAATGGACAAGCTGGCTCGTTCAAAAAGGTGAAATCCGTTCGCATCCAACCGTTGCAACCCTCGTTTGTACACGACCAAATAGCCGTATTTTCCTCTGGAATGATTTCCGGGGCCTGGCGTCTGTACATCTATATCCCCCCTCGGTTTTTATAGGGTAATATCCCCTGTCGGCTTACTGTTAATTCCCACCTGTGCGGGTATTAATATGCTCCAACCTCCAAAAAATATGCGCAATTTACCAAAATGTTTATTTACGGATAGCCTTAGTCCAGAAGCCGCCATGAAATTGCTTCGGCTCTACCGTAATGACAAAAGCCTTAGGGTCCAGCTCCAGAATGGACTGATACAGCTTATTCTGGTTTTTTCGTTTAGCCAAAATTTCCATTACCAGGCGCTCTCCATCACGTCCACTGCCCAGCCAGGCTGTAACGCCGTATCCTTTGTCCCGCAGCGCATTGGCAATTCCTCCATTGATCTCATTGCTGATCACCTTAACGGTGACATAACCGAGCGCTATTTTTTCCTCAATCCATGCTCCAATAAGAATGCCCAATGCATAGCCAATGGCGTATACTGCAAGACTTGCCACTTGATCCAGGTACTTAAGCACAACATTCAAGCCCAATACATAGACCGTAACTTCCACGGTGCTAATGAGCGCAGCAATGTACTTCTGTCCTTTCAGCGTCAGAATCATGCGCAGTGTATACGCCGATACGTAAATAATTTGAATAACGAGAATAAACAATAAAATTTTGAGCATGCGCTCACTCCCCACTTCACGTTCTGATTTAATCCGTATCCAACATTATACCCCCGTCTGTGATATACAGCCTCTGGTTTCGTATTACCCTCGCTCGGGTAATGACTAACTACAGCATGCTGAATGAAAGTTCGATCACATAAGGAGGGCTATAACATGAAGGATAACGGAACTAGCGATAAAATCAAAGGTAATGTGAACAAAGCCAAAGGTGAAATCAAGGACCAAATCGGGAACGCTACCGATAATAAGTCCCTTCAAGCCGAAGGCAAACTGGATAAGGCCAAAGGCCATCTTCAGGAAACAGCAGGCAAACTGAAGGACGGCAAATAATCCTGAATGGATAACCTCGACGCACTGTTTTACCAACAAGTCACGCTGTCTTGTGCAGCGGGCTTGTTTTGTGTTGTTCGGATACTTTTGGAAAAACTTTTGCGCAAACAGGGCAACTTTTACGGTTGCTGTTGCGTCTAACCAATATAAGCACAACCCATAATGACTCTCCAAGCTGTTGGATTTTGTAGGCATTAATGTTACTCTAGTCTATGAACCAGGCTATAATTCTTAAATAAAGGGGTAGACCAACGAATGAAATCACTGAAATCTATCAAAAAACCTGTCATCATCACTGCCGTATCCGCCTTGGCCATATCCGGGGCTCTTTTCAGCCAATCCACATATGCCGCACAAGTGACTAAGCCGATCCAAGCAGTATATAACAATATTAAAATCATCTACAACGGAACTGAGGTTCCTTATGATGCCAAAACAGAACCGTTCCTGCTGGATGGCGTAACGTATATCCCACTGAAGCTGGCAGGTACAGCTTTGGATAAAAAGGTAACATGGGATGGCACAAACAAACGCGTAGTCATTGCCGACAACGGCGTTCCGATTGATCAGTCTACAGTTACGGCGTTGAACAACCAGATTACGACGCTGACTCAAGAGCTCAACACAGCAAAAGCAGCAAACACAACGAAAGACGCCACCATCGCTCAATTGCAAAAAGACAACCAGACGCTAAAAGATGAAGCGAGTAAAAATAGCTCTAGCTCCTTGAAGGATCTTCAAAAGAAGCTGAACGATGATCACAGGGATGACTACAACACCAACTCGGATATCACTCTGGATGGTAACAAAAACGATATTACGGTGACCATCGAAATGACAAAATCCAGATGGACTGAGTTATCTGACAGCAGAAAGGAAAGCTTCCTGGAGGACATCGTGGAAGATATTTTGAAAGAGTATAAAGATGCCGATGTAGAGGGTACAGTTAAAAACTCCAGTAATAGAGATAAAATGGCGACCTTCACAACCAACAGCAGAGGCGATGTTACTTTGAAGGATGTAGCTTCTTCCTTGGATGCAAGTACGATTCAACGCGATTTGGTTAATAGATATGGCAATTACGCTGGCGTTGGCTTTGATTTCACAGTAAGAGGCGACAGCAGTGAAGCTAGCGTGGATGTATATGTAAAGACTGACGCTTGGAACAATACACTTACTAATGCGCAAAGAAACTCTCTTATAGAGAATGTTCTTTATGAGCTTAAAAACAGAAACTCGGTATCTCGAGTAGTGGGTAAAATTAAGTCTAGCGAAAACAGCAACACGATAACTTCGTTCTAAATCGCACTTTTTTCAAAAAAAGCGACAAAGGCTACAAAGCCTTTGTCGCTTTTTTATGATGTACAACCATCATGAATTCAATTATTGAATCAACCTTCCTACGGAAGTAATATATTTTATATAGTCTTTATCCGCATCGATTGTATCGATTTTTCTCGTATAAACCAGATTACCGGGACTGGTTACTTTAACTTTGTAAAACATACTGGGTTTAGAATAAGGATTTACACTATAGGTCCCTTTGCTATAAACAATCAGAGGATTAAAGTCGATTTGCCTGGAAGCAGGTGATAAGCTACTCTCGTACATAGCATAAATATTTAATAACCCTTTTTTTTGATCCCAGTCAAAGGAAGTAAGATCAAACGCATTCGCGTCAATGACTTAGGCCAAGTCTTGTCCCTTAAACCTCATAAGAACTGGACTTTCCGTAAAGCTATCATGTCTTAGTTTCAATAAGCCACGTTTGGGATCCCATTCCATCTTCGCATCTGTATCCTTCAACAAAATGGATATCGGCAAAAACATCGCGTTGCTTTTCATGATGGGGACTGTGTCCATTGTCATCGGCTCACCGTTAACTGATATTTCGGGTGATCCGATCGTAGTCGTTACATTACGGCCTAGCAAATCAACAGAAGCCGTTTTGTTCGCTGCATTATAAGTTACTTTGCCGCCCAGTATATCTTCAGCCGCTTGGAGTGGTATAAGCAGTCTGCCCTTCGTATCCACAAAGGGTGATGCAGGGTAGGTGTATAAAACATAATGATCATTGACCTTCAAGTGTATGGGGGTATGAGCTTGAGCTGATGTCGAATTGGAGCGTGCAGTAGCAATACTACATAAAATCACAAGGCAGACCAACAGTCTGATTTTCATAATGTTCTCCTTTGCTAGCGTTTAGGCTAGAACCAAAATTATTTTAAACAACCGTTCTTATTAGCCTTTTCTTAACTAGATTACCCTCACAAAATCACAACGTCAACCATAATTTATAATTTTTACCTAATAGACAATTGATTCATAAATACATTAATAATACTCATAAACATAAAGGTATTTAGCAATAAAAGCAGAATATATCACTGTACTCCAATTCAGAAAGGGGCAAATGTGTATGATGAGAAGTTTTGTTAAACGTAAGGTCAGGAAAAGTATTGCAATAACACTAACATTATTATTAGCAATCGCAAGCGCACCATTAGGTGCAAGTGCAATAGACACGGCGGTAACGGTGCCAGACCAGAACAATAAGCAGGATGCGCCAACCTTCTCTAATGTATCGGTTCATGACCCTTCCATTGTCAAAGACGGTGACACTTATTATGTATTTGGGTCACACATCTCTGCGGCGAAGTCAAAAGATCTTACAAACTGGACTTCTTTTGCAAACGGTTACACTACGCCTGGGAACACACTTTACGGGGACTTATCGAAGAATCTAGCTGGATCTTTCGCTTGGGCGGGTGAGAATGATGCGGACAGTAAGGGAGGATTCTCGGTATGGGCGCCCGATGTATTTTGGAATGAGCATTATGTCAATGAGGATGGGACAAAAGGGGCATATATGATTTATTATAGCGCATCTTCCACCTACATTCGTTCCGCGATCGGCATTGCAGTCGCACCCAAAATCGAGGGTCCATATCAATATGTGGATACAATTATACACACTGGTTTTACGAAAGAGACTGCATTCGATAAAGATAGCAAGGTAGATAAAAAGTGGACAAATACGCCGATTCAACAACTCATTAAGGAAGGCAAGCTTGAGGGCCCCAGACCGGGATGGTTTAATACCGATGGTTCTTATGCGAATCGGATGTTCCCAAATGCAATCGATGCAAGCGTTTTTTACGATGCAAACGGGCGCTTGTGGATGACGTATGGTTCATGGTCCGGGGGAATATTTTTACTCGAGCTAGATAAGGCAACTGGCAAACCCATGTACCCAGGTAAAGATGGAACTACGGAGGACGGCCGTCTGATTGATCGTTATTTTGGCACCAAGATCGCAGGTGGATACGGTGAGTCCGGGGAAGGTCCGTATATTGAATACCACCCAAAAACGGGTTATTACTATTTGTATGTAACCTATGGCGGTCTTGCAGCGGATGGAGGGTATAACATGAGGTTATTCCGTTCCAAGAGTCCGACAGGACCTTATAAAGATGCCAAAGGACAGAATGCTGTTTTGCCGGCAAACACCAAGAATACAACTTATGGAAACAAGTTGATAGGTAATTTCTTGTTCGATAGTAAAATAGGCGATTCCGGTACAGGCACTGGCTATGGCTATGTTTCCCCTGGACACAATTCTGTATACACCGATCCTGCTACTGGACAAATGTTTGTCGTCTTTCATACCCGATTCCCTCAGCAGGGGGAGACACATGAGCTGCGTGTACACCAAATGTTTATGAATCAGGATGACTGGCCTGTCGTAGCTCCTTACCGTTACGGTGGCGAGACGCTAACAAAGCTGGATGAGAAACAATTCATTGGCGATTATCAATATATTAATCATGGCAGTGATTCTTCGGCTACGATCAAGAATACACAATTCATTCAGCTTAGAGCAGATCATACCATCGAAGGCGATGTGCAAGGAACATGGCGCAAGTCGGGAGATGCGAATATCCAATTAACACTGGATGGTGCTGTATTGGATGGGGTGTTCTTAAGACAATGGGATCAGGTTACGAATCAATACATCCTGGCGTTTACAGTTTTATCGAATAAAGGTGAAATGGCTTGGGGCAGTAAGCTCCCTGATATGACCGATACGACAGTAGTGGACAGTGTGTATCGTGAGTTAGATCTTGGCGATACAAGTCGGGTGACGGCTAGCCTGAATCTTCCGAAGGAAGGCAGTCGGCAAACCCGGATTACCTGGAAAACTTCAGACCAAAGCGTCATTACGGATACAGGTGAAATCAAGCGTCCAGGAATCGGAGAAAAGGCTGCATCTGCCACTTTGACGGCTACCATTACCAAAGGACAACGTAGTCGGGACAAAGTTTTTAACATCACGGTATCCCCTTATGAGAAAGCAACATTGACTGCGTCATACACATTTGAAAATAATCTGGAGGATCAGCAGGATGCTTTTGCTAATGGCAAAGTTATCGGTGACCGAATCGATCGCCAGGGAGGAAGTGTATCCTACGCTGAAGGCGTAAAGGGCCAAGCTATAGTCCTTGATGGAAAGTCAGGCATTGCTCTACCTGGAGGACTCATATCCAGCTCAGCATATTCCGTTTCACTGTGGGTAAAACCAAGCGATTTGACTCTGCATACACCAACTTTCTTTGGAGCTATGGATAGTAACCACTGGATTAGCCTTCTGCCCAGAGGACCCGAGAAGGATAACACAATGGTCTGGTCCGGCAGCTCACTTTGGTATACCGGCAGTACTGGCCTAAAGATCAAAACAAATGAATGGACCCATCTCGCCTTCACTGTAGACCATGGGGTGTTAGCCGTGTATGTGAATGGCAAGCTTCAATTTACCGGCTCAGGATTCCCAGATGTCTTTACCTCCAAATCTGGAACATTCAGCTTAGGTGTCAACTGGTGGGACCCTGCGTTCAAAGGATCTATTGATGAGCTGAGTATATTTGAAGGTGCGCTCCCCCCTGTACTGGTGGCAGAGTTAGCGAAGATGAAGTGAATTAAGACTAATGAATCGTAAGCTACTCTAGTGTCGAAAAGAAAAGCTACAAAAAAAGAGAGCGCTGAATAGCGCTCTCTTCCAATGAAACATATAAAATATAAGGAATATTAATAGGCCAATGCAAAAAGTCCTTTGATGTGGGACAAGTAACGGATGTTACTGCCTTCCTTCATCAAAGTAGCTACAGCGCCTTTCAGTTGGGTGCCATTCGCGCCTACAGTACCGATCGCGTCTGTTCTGCCCAAGCTGCCCAGTGTACCGGAGAATACTGGTGTAAAGCGTTCCATTTTCGCTCCGTTGAAATAAGCAAAGATGTTGTAACCAACTAATTCGCCCATTTGCCAAGCCAACTGTGCAGTTGGAGGGTATGGACGCTCGCCTTCACCCGGGAACACCACTGCGCTGTCGCCAGCGAGGAAGATGTCTTCGTGAGAAGTCGATTGCAGTGCACCATTCACAGTTGCGCGACCACGGTTTACTTCGATACCAGATGCGCCAACCAGTGCATTACCTTGTACGCCGCCTGTCCAGATCAGTGTGTTCGTTTTGATCGAACGTCCGTCTTTCAAGAGAACTTCGTCAGCTTTCATTTCTGTAATCGGAACACCCGCTACGATTTGAACGCCACGTTTTTCAAGGCTTGTTACTGCACGATCAACCAGTGGTTGAGGGAAGCCTGCCAAAATAGATGGTCCAGCTTCTACGCAATACAAGTTGATATCTTCGTAGTTAATACCTTTTTCGCGACAAATTACAGGCAATTTGTCAGCATATTCACCCACCAGCTCAACGCCTGTCAGACCGCCACCACCAATAACGATTGTAGCGTCTGCTTGGTTACCGGATTGCTTGTAAGCATCCAGACGAGCTTCCACATGTGCGCGAATGCGATTGGCTTCTGCCACTGATTTCAGCGTGAAGCTATGCTCTTGCAGTCCTGGAATACCGAAGTAAGCCGTTTCGCTGCCCAGGGAAATAACGAGAGCGTCATAGCTCAACGTAGCGCCACTGGCCAAGGTTACTTTTTTATCGTCAGGCTTGATTTCGGAAACAGTATCCACTTTCAGGATAATTTCTTTGTTACGCAGCAGTTTTTCCAAAGGAAGCGCAACAGCTTTTTCAGCAATTGTACCTGCCGCCAAACGGTGCAGTTCCGTAATAATTTGGTGCGACGCAAAGCGGTTAACCACTGTAATGGTTGCTTGGCTAGCGTCCATATGCTGGCGTGCTGTAAGAGCGGCTAGCAATCCGCCGTACCCGCCGCCCAAGATCAAAATTTGCTTCGACATGTCCATCCTCCGTTCTCGATCAGGTAATTATTTGCTTTCGCGTTGGCGCTCATTCAGAATATCCAGGAAAGCCTGGCTGAAACGCAGCGTTTTTTGTACATTCGGATCTTTAAGCATTTTGAGCAGGCCAAACAGACCTACACTGCCGTCCGTAGTTTGTACACGGTCATTTGCTTCAATTGCAGCAGACGCCAATCCTTTAGCCGAATCTGTAACAGGCTTCACAAACTCTCCCATGGAGCTTTTCATATCTCCGATAAAGACAGGGTCAGTCGCTAGACTGCGAGCTACATCATAAGCATCGGTCATCAAAGTAACCATCTCAGTCAACTTGGGCAGATTTTCTACCAGCACGGTCAGCGATTGCTGAACCTCCGGTTTCATCAATTGGTCCAATACATCCCGAGACTCTTTGGTAGCTTCCTGTGTTACTGCCACCTCTTGTTGGTTTTCAGACATGCGTGAACGTCCTCCTTTACTGTGAAAATAGAAGTCCATTCCTTTCTCGTAACCTGTATCCATAAACTCTAGCAATAAAACGTTCATTGAATTCACGCCCTTAAACATGCAAGAAGCACAGCTAAAACCGGCCTATACCCTAAAGGGCAAGACTGATTTATCGCAGATGCCAATTGTATATTGCTCAGACGGTATTCTGTTGTTACTGCTGCGGAATATCCCACGAAGCGCTCCTTCGTGACTACAACAGGCCGAAACGGAACCCTATACCTCTATATTACACCTTTCACGACACAATCGTCGAAGAAATTTTAAATTTGCACAAATTTCTGCAAAATTTTTATTGTTATTTTAGATAAAAATTAGAATAAGCTCGATTTTTGTCCAAGTTTCCCTTAAAAGAAGGGTCATCTTATGCTAAAGGAGGGTAATAAAGAGAGTGAGTTTTAGTTCGATCATATGAAAATAACACAAAATATATTCATACGGAGGTTTTAAATGATGGCTAAAACATTTGGAGATATGGTTCAAGAAGCGAGGCAGCACGTTCAGGGCATTGATTCACAGGAGGCACGTCAGCGAATGGAGGCAAATCCAGATACATTCGTTATCGATGTACAGGACTCCCATGATGCAGGCGCTTGCGGTCTGATTCGCGGAAGCGCCAATATTTCATTGGGCATGCTGCCCATCCGCGCTGACTTGGAGGTTCCACAGGATTTGCGTGACGAACGTCTACGTGACCGTAACCGCCCCATTATCACCACTTGTGGGGCAGGCGGACAAGCTGCATTGGCAGCTTATACACTCCAGCAGATGGGCTTTACCAATGTAGCTTTTATCGAAGGCGGAACAACAGCCTGGAAGGAATCCGGCTTTGAAGTAGAACTGTACTAAGGGATCTACGC
This window contains:
- a CDS encoding CsbD family protein, producing MKDNGTSDKIKGNVNKAKGEIKDQIGNATDNKSLQAEGKLDKAKGHLQETAGKLKDGK
- a CDS encoding DUF2179 domain-containing protein → MLKILLFILVIQIIYVSAYTLRMILTLKGQKYIAALISTVEVTVYVLGLNVVLKYLDQVASLAVYAIGYALGILIGAWIEEKIALGYVTVKVISNEINGGIANALRDKGYGVTAWLGSGRDGERLVMEILAKRKNQNKLYQSILELDPKAFVITVEPKQFHGGFWTKAIRK
- a CDS encoding AGE family epimerase/isomerase; the protein is METLLDEIRQEWKEHILPFWLGLKDETHGGFYGEVDVDLHIHNQANKGGIATARLLWSFSAATRVTGEDTYAEAARHAFTFLRDHLLDPLHGGMYWMVDYTGQPVDTCKHVYAQAFAIYAIAEYARATDDPNALPLAMELFHLLEQKGYDPTRQAYGEQYDRSWNTQPNELLSENGVTAHITMNTHIHVLEAYTQLLRVWPNEEVRDALTNVLDILYHRVYDASARRLGVFFDREWRSLLDLTSYGHDIEASWLIEDAMNVLGYYPSEYVDMVIDIANAVAERAVQPDGSLINEREGERVDTSRIWWVQAEGMVGFYNAFQRTKDERFLQIVKNLWSYTQQHIIDPRPGGEWFWSVQADGKPDAREIAGPWKCPYHNSRFCIEMLERMENQ
- a CDS encoding ABC transporter substrate-binding protein, translating into MKLSKVLMSLLSVVLLAGLFTGCTSKKDEPAASSDPKGVEGEITVITQRTDIVDTVFQDYAKEFNKLYPNVKVNFQALADYEGQIKIRMGTRDYGDVLLIPGSIPVEELPNFFEPLGTYEEIKNKYTGLEERTVDHNSYGIPIAMVYSGVIYNKKVFKDAGITQLPKTPDQFLTALQQIKDKTKAVPLFTNYASGWALTQWESSLATLAGTKEYVNVTQPNTDDNFTKGQPHYELYKVLYDAAKKGLIEKDPTTTDWETSKADLAQGKIGTMVLGSWAIDQIKSTAANKDDIGFMPFPTNASKVLVPLAGDFNLGINVNSENKPAARAWVDWFTEKSNYAVEQAGSISPLKGAPMPSILKQYEDQGVVFETLTPSPKGQEGIVDKIDKKGEIGLWQPDFKKRIIEAAVGNRPESYDTIMKDLNDAWVKARAEVAAKEAK
- a CDS encoding glycosidase, with product MIHSKYNELRLQQEELITRLNEVKTTFYNGIYERYIYPVLTRHHVPLHWRFDLDAQTNPFFMERLGVNAALNPGAIYHEGKYILVSRTEGLDRKSFFALAESDNGIDQFRFIDVPLVWEDIDPEETNMYDMRLVKHEDGWIYGIYCSEKKDPDAPPHDTSSAVAQAGLVRTRDLRTWTRLPNITTQSPQQRNVVLHPEFVDGQYAFYTRPQDGFISTGSGGGIAFGLCKDITQPVIEHETVIDERCYHTVYEAKNGQGPAPIKTSRGWIHIAHGVRNTAAGLRYVLYTFATSLEDPTRVIAKPGGHFLAPYDEERVGDVSNVIFCNGAVVNEQDEVFIYYASSDTRIHVATTTIARLEDYTFNTPSDPLRSLGSAAVRRELIHHNEALLQAHSRPSQRT
- a CDS encoding cold-shock protein; the encoded protein is MYRRQAPEIIPEENTAIWSCTNEGCNGWMRTDFTFLNEPACPFCQASMGQEMRMLPILNRAGNSFVAQRS
- a CDS encoding substrate-binding domain-containing protein — translated: MKSNVTMRDIADKLGVSSVTVSKALNDKDGVSEELKERIKTLAGEMGYRFNTVAKSMKEGLTYNIGVVIPERFTGPGQSFYLHIYQQISRALEPYGYYGILHILHREDEEQLNLPRIYYDRKVDGFILLGQVSKPYIELVQTMDLPKMFLDFYDEHADIDSVVTDNFYGAYELTNYLIAQGHRDIAYVGNIYSTSSIQDRFLGYYKSLLEHRLPLRNEWVLSDRDDEGAFVEMELPQPLPTAFVCNCDQVAHNLVHKLIALGYRVPEDCSVVGFDNDVYATLIVPQLTTVGVDIEQMARIAIDSMMKKISHPGGRFGRVLVQGHIVYRDSVQPIQRP